In Nocardia sp. NBC_00403, the DNA window AGCATCACCAGCACGGTGCTGAAGATCAACAACGAAGTGCCGAGGTCCTTTTCGAAGACCAGCACGCAGATGCAAACGATCCAGACCACCAGGATCGGACCGAGGTCGCGCCCGCGCGGGAACTCCATGCCGAGGAAATGCCGCCCGGCCGCGGTGAACAGATCGCGCTTGGCCACCAGTACCGAGGCGAAGAAGATGATGAGCAGGATCTTCGCGAATTCACCCGGCTGCACACTGAATCCCGGCAATCTGATCCAGATCTTGGCGCCGTTGGTCTCCGAATACGCTCCTGGCAGCAATGCCGGAATCGCCAGCGCGACAAGGCCCAACAGACCTAGGGTGTAGCTGTAGCGGGCCAGCGTGCGGTAGTCGCGCAGCACGATCAACAGCGCGATGAACACCACCATTCCGAGGCCGGTCCACATGATCTGCTGGTTGGCGTCGGGGGAGGGGATCGCCGAGGAGTTGTACTCGGCGGTCTGTGCATCGGCGAGATCGAGGCGATGGATCAACACCAATCCGAGGCCGTTGAGCAGGGCGACGATCGGCAGTAGCAGTGGGTCGGCGAACGGCGCGAAGCGGCGCACCGCAAGATGCGCGACCGCGAACAGCGCGAAGAACGCCAGCCCGTATTTGGCGATATCCCAGGTGACCGACTGCTCCTGACTGGCTTCGACCAGAAACAGGGCTGCGGTCGTGATGACCCCCGCCACGGCCAGTAAGAGCAATTCGACGTTGCGTCGGGTGGATGGCGGCGGCGCGGGTGCGAAGCCGCCGGGAGGACTGGGAAAAGCCCCAGCGGTCGGCGGTGCCGGTGCGGACATCAGTCCGTCACCCGGCAGGTCTCCCCCGCGATCTGGGGGTTCGCCGCCGCGGTCGACGTCGGCGCCGTCGGCTCCGACTTGGTCGGCGTCTTGACGTCGGTACCCCTGGTTTCACCCGGACTCGGTTCGGTCCCCGCGGGCGGCGGCGCCGGGATCTCGCTCGGGGCGGGCGCCGGGCTGCCGGTCGAGGACGGCGGCGGCGCCACGGGCGGCACAACCCCTGGCTGCGGGACCTGCTCACGGACCGGGCACGGCGGCAGCAGCTCGTCCTGTGCGAGGACCTTCATCTGGTCCTTGGCCTTGTCCAGTGAAGTCGGCGGCAGGCCACGGTCCACTTGGGTGCGCCCGGTGGACTTGAGATCGGCGGCCTTCAGCACCCGGCAGCCAGGGGGCAGATCTCGGCCGGGCTGCTCCAGGGTGAGTTCACCGGAGGATTTGACGCAGCCGACCAGATCGACCTCATGGATCGAATACCCGAGCACCGAACCGGGCAGCCCGCGCAGGATCACCACTTGGCCGTTGTCCGCGGCAACGTAATAGTTGCTGCGAATCATCTTGTAGCCGACCAGCAGACCGACGAATACGGCCACCACCAGGGCGATCGCGAGCACAATCCAGCGCAGCCTGTGCGACTTGCCCTTCGCGGGCGGCTCCGGCGCCGCCGGGGCACGCCGTGGCGTCGCGCGCGGCGGACGCATGGCGGCCGCCCGGCCTGCCGCGGTGTTCGGCGGCGGGGTGTCCTCGTCCTGACCGGAGGCGGCGCCCGCGACGATGGGATGGCTCTGCCCGTAGTCGAGATCGATGACATCGGCGACGACGACGGTCACGTTGTCCGGCCCGCCGCTGCGCAAGGCCAGCTCGATGAGCCGGTCGGCACATTCGTCCTGGCTGCCCTCGCGCATGGTGTTGGCGATCGTCTCGTCGCTGACCACGTCGGACAGGCCGTCGGAGCACAGCAGGTAGCGATCACCGGCGCGAGCCTCGCGCATGATCAGCGTCGGCTCGATCTCGTTGCCGGTGAGGGCACGCATGATCAGTGAGCGTTGCGGATGGGTGTGCGCCTGCTCGGCGGTGATCCGGCCCTCGTCGACCAGTGACTGGACGAACGTGTCGTCTCTGGTGATCTGGGTCAGCTCGCCGCCGCGCAATAGGTACGCGCGGGAGTCGCCGATGTGGACGAGGCCGAGTTTCTTGCCCGCGAACAGGATTGCGGTGAGCGTGGTGCCCATGCCATCGAGTTCGGGCTCTTCCTCGACGTGGTCGGCGATCGCGGCATTGCCCTCGTGGGTGGCTGCGTCGAGCTTGCCGAGGAGGTCGTCGCCGGGCTCGTCGTCGTCGAGATGCGCCAGTGCGGCGATCATCAACTGGGAGGCCACCTCGCCCGCGGCATGGCCACCCATGCCGTCGGCCAGTGCGAGCAGGCGTGCGCCCGCGTAGACGGAGTCCTCGTTGTTGCCTCGGACAAGACCGCGGTCGCTACGTGCTGCGTAGCGGAGAACAAGTGTCACGATCGCAGCTCGATCACTGTTTTGCCGACACGGACGGGAGTTCCGAGTGGAACTCGGACTGCGGTAGTGACTTTCGCGCGGTCGAGGTAGGTGCCGTTCGTCGAGCCGAGATCTTCGACGTACCAGTCGTCACCGCGTGGAGACAACCGCGCGTGTCTGGTGGAGGCGTAATCATCTGTGAGTACCAGCGTGGAATCGTCCGCCCGCCCGATCAGCACCGGTTGGGTGCTGAGCGAGATGCGGGTGCCGGCGAGTGAACCTTGAGTCACCACAAGATATTTGGCGCCCTTCTGGCCTCGGCTGAAGGAAGGCAGCACCGCGGAACCGCGTGCGGCCCTGGGCTGGATCCGTATGCCGGATGCCGCGTAGATGTCGCTGCGCAAGGTCCGCAGTACCGCCCACACGAACAGCCATAGCAGCAGCAGGAACCCCGTACGGGTCAATTGCAAGATCAATCCCTGCACGGCGTTCCACCTCCTGTTCGACCGTGTACGTCGGTGCCGTAGGTGCTGGAGCGCCCCCGCCGGCTTGCTGGTCTTGCCGGCCCCGGTTCTGGTGCCGCGCGTGTGTTCGCAGCATCATAGGACCGTCAGCCGATTCCGATCACGATACGACCGCAGAATCCCTGATGGCCATGTCGTGACCCGCATCGCGAACTTACAGGATCAGACGATACGGATCAGGATCTCGGAATGCCCGGCACGGATGACATCTCCGTCGGCGAGCTGCCAATCCTGCACCGGGGAACCATTGACGAGGGTGCCGTTGGTGGATCCCAGATCCGAAAGCATCGCGGTCGCGCCGTCCCAGCGGACCTCGATGTGCCTGCGCGATACACCGGTGTCGGGCAGGCGGAAGTGGGCGTCCTGACCGCGGCCGATGATGTTGCTGCCCTCACGGAGCTGGTAGGTGCGTCCGCTGCCGTCATCGAGCTGAAGAGTTGCCGAGTAGCCCGAGCCGGCTGGAGCGCCCCCGCTGTAGGCGGGTGCGGCGTAGCCGGGTTGCGCGGCGTAGCCGGGCTGTTGCGAGTAGGCCTGGCCGTAGCCGCCCTGCTCGTCGGGCGCGGCGTAGCCCGGCTCGGCGTAGCCGGGTTCGGCGTAACCCTGTTCACCGTAGGCCGGTTGCTGGCCATAGCCCTGCGGCTGCCCATAACCCGGCTCGGCGTAACCCTGTTCACCGTAGCCGGGCTGACCGTAGCCCTGCTGCCCGTAACCGGGCTCGCCGTAGCTTTGCTGGCCGTAGCCGGGCTGACCGTAACCCGGCTCCTGGTAGCCCTGCTGACCGTAGTCGGGTTCGGCGTAGCCACCACCTTGCTGGCCGTAGCCACCGCGGTCGGCGTAGCCCTGCTGCCCGTAGCCCGGCTCCTGGTAACCGGGCTGGCTCTGCTGGCCGTAGCCGGCCTGGCCGCCCTGGTAGTCGTAGCCGTTCTGGTAGTCGCTGTACCCCTGCTGGGAGTCCGGCGCCTGGTAGTCGGAGCCGCCCGGATACGGCGCGCCACCGCGGCCGTACTCCTCGCGGTACGCACCGTTTTGCGGACCGCCCCGCCCGGCGGGTGGTGGTGCGTACCCGCGGTTGCGTGGATCGGACTCCGCGGGCTCACGGCTGGGGTCGTAGCCTGAGTTCTGCGTCATGGGGCCAGCTCCTGGTTGCGGGTTTGCAGGTCGTTGTGGCGTGGGCTCGGGGCTGTGAGCTGGTGTGGCTCGACGACCGACGTCGGGATCGACCCGGCCGCTCGCCCTGAACTGTCCGGTGTGCAGCGTAGGTGATGCCTCGAACGCCACGTGTACTTCGCCGTAGGTCTGCCAGCCTTGCTCGCGGATGTAGTCCTGCAGGTGTTTGGCGAACGCGCGGGTCGTGAGCTCATGATCCGCGACGAGTTGCTCGTAATCGGACGGGTTGATCGTGATCACATAATTGTTGGCCGCCAACTGGTGGCCGCCGCCCAGATCCTGGACGTGATCGGTGGCTTCGCGTTGCAGCGCAGCCTCCACTTCCTGCGGCACGACACTGCCGCCGAAAGCCCTGGCGAACGCATCATCGACGGCGCCCTGCAGACGACGCTCGAACCGTGAAACGATGCCCATCTCGGCCTCCCTTCGGTTGAGCGTCCTGTTCTGATTGATAACAACGACACGCAGGCATGGCGTGTCGTGTGTCGACCACGTTCATTGCATGATATCCACGATCCTCCACACCTGTAACTCTTGGAAACCCCCGGCGGGTTCCCCGTGGTTGCCCGGCCTGCGCACAAAGGCCGCCGGGCGCCGATTTCGTGTCCCGCATATCTGCGTGATACTGTCTCCCAGTCGCTCGGGCGAGTGGCGGAATGGCAGACGCGCTGGCTTCAGGTGCCAGTGTCCTTCGGGACGTGGGGGTTCAAGTCCCCCTTCGCCCACAGCTGTAGTACGTGAAAGCCGTAGTCCGGAGAGTATCTCGGGACTACGGCTTTTTTCGTTGTT includes these proteins:
- a CDS encoding FhaA domain-containing protein; translated protein: MGIVSRFERRLQGAVDDAFARAFGGSVVPQEVEAALQREATDHVQDLGGGHQLAANNYVITINPSDYEQLVADHELTTRAFAKHLQDYIREQGWQTYGEVHVAFEASPTLHTGQFRASGRVDPDVGRRATPAHSPEPTPQRPANPQPGAGPMTQNSGYDPSREPAESDPRNRGYAPPPAGRGGPQNGAYREEYGRGGAPYPGGSDYQAPDSQQGYSDYQNGYDYQGGQAGYGQQSQPGYQEPGYGQQGYADRGGYGQQGGGYAEPDYGQQGYQEPGYGQPGYGQQSYGEPGYGQQGYGQPGYGEQGYAEPGYGQPQGYGQQPAYGEQGYAEPGYAEPGYAAPDEQGGYGQAYSQQPGYAAQPGYAAPAYSGGAPAGSGYSATLQLDDGSGRTYQLREGSNIIGRGQDAHFRLPDTGVSRRHIEVRWDGATAMLSDLGSTNGTLVNGSPVQDWQLADGDVIRAGHSEILIRIV
- a CDS encoding PP2C family protein-serine/threonine phosphatase, with product MTLVLRYAARSDRGLVRGNNEDSVYAGARLLALADGMGGHAAGEVASQLMIAALAHLDDDEPGDDLLGKLDAATHEGNAAIADHVEEEPELDGMGTTLTAILFAGKKLGLVHIGDSRAYLLRGGELTQITRDDTFVQSLVDEGRITAEQAHTHPQRSLIMRALTGNEIEPTLIMREARAGDRYLLCSDGLSDVVSDETIANTMREGSQDECADRLIELALRSGGPDNVTVVVADVIDLDYGQSHPIVAGAASGQDEDTPPPNTAAGRAAAMRPPRATPRRAPAAPEPPAKGKSHRLRWIVLAIALVVAVFVGLLVGYKMIRSNYYVAADNGQVVILRGLPGSVLGYSIHEVDLVGCVKSSGELTLEQPGRDLPPGCRVLKAADLKSTGRTQVDRGLPPTSLDKAKDQMKVLAQDELLPPCPVREQVPQPGVVPPVAPPPSSTGSPAPAPSEIPAPPPAGTEPSPGETRGTDVKTPTKSEPTAPTSTAAANPQIAGETCRVTD
- a CDS encoding FtsW/RodA/SpoVE family cell cycle protein; the protein is MSAPAPPTAGAFPSPPGGFAPAPPPSTRRNVELLLLAVAGVITTAALFLVEASQEQSVTWDIAKYGLAFFALFAVAHLAVRRFAPFADPLLLPIVALLNGLGLVLIHRLDLADAQTAEYNSSAIPSPDANQQIMWTGLGMVVFIALLIVLRDYRTLARYSYTLGLLGLVALAIPALLPGAYSETNGAKIWIRLPGFSVQPGEFAKILLIIFFASVLVAKRDLFTAAGRHFLGMEFPRGRDLGPILVVWIVCICVLVFEKDLGTSLLIFSTVLVMLYIATERVGWLVIGGGLLAVGFFFAYQAFGHVRVRTHTWLDPFADYSNTGYQISQSLFGLATGGLAGTGLGSGRPSQVPFAKTDFIITTIGEELGLIGLAAVLLLFLVFIVRGLRTALAVRDSFGKLLAAGLSFTIAIQVFVVVGGVTKLIPLTGLTTPFMSYGGSSLLANYALLALLIKVSDAARAPAPARKKEPAPIADAPTELLRKSAEAGRSEARPQE
- a CDS encoding FHA domain-containing protein FhaB/FipA; amino-acid sequence: MQGLILQLTRTGFLLLLWLFVWAVLRTLRSDIYAASGIRIQPRAARGSAVLPSFSRGQKGAKYLVVTQGSLAGTRISLSTQPVLIGRADDSTLVLTDDYASTRHARLSPRGDDWYVEDLGSTNGTYLDRAKVTTAVRVPLGTPVRVGKTVIELRS